In Thiovibrio frasassiensis, one DNA window encodes the following:
- a CDS encoding MarR family winged helix-turn-helix transcriptional regulator has translation MTGPRSEREKLSHQLVEFYEKLSSWEQDVVKNSGLSTPQMHTIEIVGHSGSLRMKELAKKMGVTTGTLTVMIDRLEQQGLLHRAPHETDRRSYLIALTPKGQELFAEHHQHHLRLTEEITATLSQKEQMLLSVVLAKIIGRI, from the coding sequence ATGACCGGCCCCAGAAGCGAAAGAGAAAAACTCTCCCACCAGCTCGTTGAATTCTACGAAAAGCTTTCCTCCTGGGAACAGGATGTGGTGAAGAACTCCGGTCTTTCCACCCCCCAGATGCACACCATCGAGATTGTCGGACATTCCGGGTCGTTGCGCATGAAGGAGCTGGCCAAGAAGATGGGGGTGACCACCGGCACCCTCACCGTTATGATCGACCGGCTGGAGCAGCAGGGGTTGCTGCACAGAGCACCCCACGAGACGGACCGCCGTTCCTACTTGATTGCCCTAACGCCAAAAGGACAGGAGCTTTTTGCCGAACACCACCAGCACCACCTGCGCCTCACCGAAGAGATTACCGCCACCCTTTCCCAAAAGGAACAAATGCTGCTCAGCGTCGTTCTTGCAAAAATCATCGGCCGGATTTAA
- the dmeF gene encoding CDF family Co(II)/Ni(II) efflux transporter DmeF: MHTHSLDPWQHPHDFAVIQEHGEKRTRQVLIITAITMLFEIAAGMAFGSMALLADGWHMGTHVAAFLITIFAYRFARKHAQNTAFAFGTGKVSVLGGFASAIVLILVALIMLVESGQRILAPQPIHFNEAIGVAVLGLLVNIACAFLLQGHHDHTQGQEDDDHHHHDHNLKSAYLHVLADALTSVLAIGALLFGKYLGWNWLDPLIGIVGAMVICRWAYGLLRETGAILLDGSISTEELAAIKEKIEGTLDNRIADMHVWKVGPAHYAAIISIVTHYPQQIEYYKELLRDFTNLSHLTVEIHTCAGKP; this comes from the coding sequence ATGCACACCCATTCCCTTGACCCCTGGCAACACCCCCATGATTTTGCCGTCATCCAGGAGCACGGCGAGAAACGGACCCGACAGGTATTGATCATCACCGCCATCACCATGCTTTTTGAGATTGCTGCCGGCATGGCCTTTGGCTCCATGGCCTTGCTGGCCGACGGCTGGCACATGGGCACCCATGTCGCCGCCTTCCTGATAACGATCTTCGCCTACCGGTTTGCCAGAAAACATGCCCAGAACACGGCTTTTGCCTTTGGCACCGGCAAGGTCAGCGTCTTGGGCGGCTTTGCCAGTGCCATCGTCCTGATCCTCGTTGCCCTGATCATGCTCGTCGAGTCAGGGCAGCGCATCCTGGCCCCGCAGCCGATCCATTTCAATGAGGCCATCGGCGTGGCAGTCCTCGGGTTGCTGGTCAATATCGCCTGCGCCTTTCTCCTGCAAGGCCACCATGATCACACCCAGGGCCAGGAAGATGATGACCATCATCACCATGACCACAACCTCAAATCGGCCTACCTGCACGTCCTGGCCGACGCCCTGACTTCGGTTCTTGCCATTGGCGCCCTGCTTTTCGGCAAATATCTCGGCTGGAACTGGCTTGACCCCCTGATTGGCATCGTCGGCGCAATGGTCATCTGTCGCTGGGCCTATGGTTTGTTAAGGGAAACCGGCGCCATTCTGCTCGACGGCAGCATCAGCACCGAGGAACTTGCCGCCATAAAGGAAAAAATCGAGGGCACATTGGATAACCGCATTGCGGACATGCATGTCTGGAAGGTTGGCCCGGCCCATTATGCGGCCATCATCTCCATTGTCACCCATTACCCGCAACAGATTGAGTACTACAAGGAACTGCTGCGCGATTTCACCAATCTTTCCCATCTCACCGTTGAAATACACACCTGCGCGGGCAAGCCATGA
- the cydB gene encoding cytochrome d ubiquinol oxidase subunit II produces the protein MIGNLDHSVLQQLWWLIASVVGSLFLFLTFVQGGQTLIFTTASSEEEKSLIINAMGRKWELTFTTLVLFGGALFAAFPLFYATSFGGAYWVWMLILFTFIIQAVSYEYRKKPDNVLGARTYEIFMCINGSVGILLIGAAVGTFFTGSRFSLNLYNSVTWATPYHGLEAALNPFNLAFGLFLVFLARILGAMYIVNHVEHENLVKRARKASWINLLWALPFLLFILISLVTMEGFAVDPATGLVFMEKGKYLNNLLGMPVVLVLLLGGLGSVIYGVAATGFLGKNSGIWFGGIGTVLVGLAIFSLAGYHNTAFYPSLTDLQSSLTIYNASSSKYTLTVMSYVALAVPVVLAYIAYVWKLMDAKKLTVAEITGEDVKEMY, from the coding sequence ATGATAGGAAACCTGGATCACTCAGTTTTACAGCAGCTCTGGTGGCTGATCGCCTCCGTGGTCGGCTCGCTCTTTCTCTTCCTGACCTTTGTGCAAGGCGGGCAGACCCTGATCTTTACCACGGCCAGCAGCGAAGAGGAAAAATCCTTGATTATCAACGCCATGGGCCGCAAGTGGGAACTGACCTTCACCACCCTGGTTCTTTTCGGCGGCGCCCTGTTCGCGGCCTTTCCGCTCTTTTACGCCACCAGCTTCGGCGGAGCGTACTGGGTCTGGATGCTCATCCTCTTCACCTTTATCATCCAGGCGGTGAGCTACGAATACCGCAAGAAACCGGACAACGTGCTCGGCGCCCGGACCTATGAGATATTCATGTGCATCAACGGCAGTGTCGGCATCCTCCTGATCGGCGCCGCAGTGGGCACCTTTTTCACCGGTTCCCGCTTCAGCCTGAACCTCTACAACTCCGTAACCTGGGCAACGCCTTACCACGGACTGGAAGCCGCACTCAACCCCTTCAACCTTGCCTTCGGGCTGTTCCTGGTCTTCCTGGCCCGCATCTTGGGAGCCATGTACATCGTCAACCACGTTGAGCATGAGAACTTAGTCAAACGAGCGCGCAAGGCGAGCTGGATCAACCTCCTCTGGGCGCTCCCCTTTTTGCTCTTCATCCTGATCAGTCTGGTGACCATGGAAGGGTTTGCCGTTGATCCGGCTACAGGCCTGGTCTTCATGGAGAAGGGCAAATACCTCAACAACTTACTGGGGATGCCCGTAGTCCTGGTTCTGCTGCTGGGAGGGTTGGGTTCGGTGATCTACGGCGTTGCCGCCACCGGGTTTCTCGGCAAGAACAGCGGCATCTGGTTTGGCGGAATCGGCACCGTCCTGGTGGGGCTGGCCATCTTTTCCCTGGCCGGCTACCATAACACCGCCTTTTACCCGTCGCTCACCGACCTGCAATCGAGCCTCACCATTTACAACGCTTCCAGCAGCAAGTACACCCTCACGGTCATGAGCTATGTGGCCCTGGCCGTACCGGTTGTTCTCGCTTATATCGCCTACGTCTGGAAGCTGATGGATGCAAAAAAGCTGACCGTGGCCGAGATTACCGGCGAAGACGTCAAGGAAATGTATTAA
- a CDS encoding cytochrome ubiquinol oxidase subunit I, whose product MGDPILTTVDWARAQFALTAMYHWIFVPLTLGLSFLIAFFESIYVKTGNEEWKKLTKFWTTLFGINFAIGVATGIILEFQFGTNWSNYSWMVGDIFGAPLAIEGIFAFFLEATFFAVMFFGWHRVSKGFHLFSTWMVAIGSNLSAVWILVANGWMQFPTGMAFNPDKARFEMQNFWDVALSPVAVHKFTHTTSSAFLLASLFVVGISALFLLQERHQKMAKRSMVVAAVFGFIASVFVGFTGDEAAFNVAQRQPMKLAAMEGLYVGQEKAPIVAMGIINSKKKPGDDLPAFYQEVKIPGLLSLLANRDPNSFVPGINDLVFGNPERNVVGAEQRMVTGKIALAELARYKYAKDKGDAEEAAAALALFDQHKGDLGYGYLNNPIEAAPPVATTFYSFHIMVVLGTLFPVIFLAVLYFAFKGTLEYQRWLNLLCFFSIFLGYVAQQAGWIVAEVGRQPWAIYGLLPVGVASTNIAASNVQITFFMFLTLFTALLLAEIRIMMKQIKIGPEA is encoded by the coding sequence GTGGGAGATCCAATTCTGACCACTGTGGATTGGGCCAGGGCGCAATTTGCTCTGACCGCGATGTATCACTGGATTTTTGTACCCTTAACTCTGGGGCTCTCCTTTCTCATCGCATTTTTTGAATCCATCTATGTCAAGACCGGCAATGAGGAGTGGAAGAAACTGACCAAATTCTGGACGACCCTTTTCGGCATCAACTTCGCCATCGGGGTCGCCACCGGAATCATTCTGGAATTCCAGTTCGGCACCAACTGGTCCAACTACTCCTGGATGGTGGGGGACATTTTTGGCGCCCCCCTGGCCATTGAGGGGATCTTCGCCTTCTTTCTCGAGGCCACCTTCTTTGCCGTGATGTTCTTCGGCTGGCATCGGGTTTCCAAGGGTTTTCACCTCTTTTCCACCTGGATGGTCGCCATTGGCTCCAACCTCTCGGCGGTCTGGATTCTCGTAGCCAACGGCTGGATGCAGTTTCCCACCGGCATGGCCTTTAACCCGGACAAGGCCCGTTTTGAAATGCAGAATTTCTGGGATGTCGCCCTTTCCCCGGTGGCGGTCCATAAGTTCACCCATACCACCAGCTCCGCCTTCCTGCTCGCCTCCCTCTTTGTCGTGGGCATCTCCGCCCTCTTTCTCCTGCAGGAACGGCACCAGAAAATGGCCAAGCGCAGCATGGTGGTTGCCGCGGTCTTCGGCTTCATCGCCTCCGTCTTTGTCGGCTTTACCGGCGACGAGGCTGCCTTCAACGTGGCCCAACGTCAGCCCATGAAACTGGCGGCCATGGAGGGCTTGTACGTGGGGCAGGAGAAAGCCCCCATCGTTGCCATGGGCATCATCAACTCCAAGAAAAAACCAGGGGATGACCTGCCCGCCTTCTACCAAGAGGTAAAAATCCCCGGCCTGCTCTCACTTTTGGCCAACCGCGACCCCAACAGCTTTGTCCCCGGGATCAACGATCTGGTTTTCGGTAACCCCGAGCGCAATGTTGTCGGCGCCGAACAACGCATGGTCACCGGCAAGATCGCCCTGGCCGAACTGGCCCGCTACAAATATGCCAAGGATAAAGGGGATGCCGAGGAAGCCGCAGCGGCCTTGGCCCTCTTTGACCAGCACAAAGGAGATCTTGGCTACGGCTACCTCAACAATCCGATCGAGGCCGCACCCCCGGTGGCCACGACCTTCTACAGCTTTCACATCATGGTGGTCCTGGGCACCCTGTTTCCGGTGATCTTCCTGGCGGTTCTTTACTTCGCCTTCAAGGGCACCCTGGAGTACCAGCGCTGGCTCAACCTGCTCTGCTTCTTTTCCATCTTCCTGGGCTATGTGGCCCAACAGGCCGGCTGGATCGTGGCCGAGGTGGGTCGGCAACCCTGGGCCATCTATGGACTGCTGCCGGTGGGCGTGGCAAGCACCAACATTGCCGCAAGCAATGTGCAGATCACCTTTTTCATGTTCCTGACCCTGTTTACCGCATTATTACTCGCAGAGATTCGCATCATGATGAAGCAAATCAAGATTGGACCGGAGGCATAA
- a CDS encoding DUF4492 domain-containing protein, whose product MTALPKQVYFFYRDGFRSMVVGKTLWKIIAIKLFILFAVLKLFFFPNYLNTNFTTESDRAGHVLENLTQTLPTR is encoded by the coding sequence ATGACCGCACTGCCAAAACAAGTATATTTTTTTTATCGAGACGGCTTCCGCTCCATGGTGGTGGGCAAAACCTTGTGGAAGATCATCGCCATAAAACTGTTCATTTTGTTTGCCGTTCTCAAACTTTTTTTCTTTCCCAATTACCTCAATACCAATTTCACCACCGAGAGTGACCGGGCCGGCCATGTTCTGGAAAATCTTACCCAAACATTGCCTACTCGTTGA
- a CDS encoding RrF2 family transcriptional regulator codes for MRLTRAGEYGIRCVQHLARHGKGTLVSRKEIAVRTDVPPHFLAKIAQQLARAGIIEILQGANGGYRLLAEPSEITLLAVIEAIIGEISLNDCVGRPESCHKSPFCTVHQVWAKANRQLRATLQEANFATLAAEETCCLTPFPGIDDHNRTDAKKII; via the coding sequence ATGAGACTTACCCGCGCGGGTGAATATGGCATACGCTGTGTGCAGCACCTTGCCAGACATGGCAAAGGAACGCTGGTCAGCAGAAAGGAGATCGCCGTGCGCACCGATGTGCCGCCGCACTTTCTCGCCAAGATCGCCCAACAGCTGGCCAGAGCCGGAATCATTGAAATCCTGCAAGGGGCGAACGGCGGCTACCGTCTGCTGGCCGAGCCATCAGAGATCACTTTGCTGGCGGTCATCGAGGCGATCATCGGCGAAATATCGCTGAACGATTGCGTGGGCCGGCCCGAATCCTGTCATAAAAGCCCGTTCTGCACCGTGCACCAGGTCTGGGCCAAAGCCAACCGGCAGCTCCGGGCCACTCTGCAGGAGGCGAACTTTGCCACCCTGGCTGCGGAAGAGACCTGCTGCCTGACACCTTTTCCCGGGATTGACGACCATAACCGCACCGATGCAAAAAAAATAATTTGA
- a CDS encoding HDOD domain-containing protein encodes MEQDTSSVVKNQKLTEIFAKMNLSELPAISGHVNEVLKITLNKRASVHCVSAVILKDYSLTNKVLQVANSAYYLRGTRVTTIERAVSALGLDIVRELAISISLIEEFLSSGGEKEGLSKQMAISLLSANLSKHLVQQYKMPVSPEEAYVCALLHDLGRIIMTIYFPDVYRRIEAGTTSGSSEDAMCRLMFKQLTFHEIGQEIARF; translated from the coding sequence GTGGAGCAAGACACCAGTTCGGTTGTAAAAAATCAGAAACTCACTGAGATTTTCGCCAAGATGAATTTGAGCGAACTTCCAGCCATTTCCGGACACGTGAATGAGGTCCTCAAGATAACCCTCAACAAACGCGCTTCGGTACACTGCGTTTCCGCTGTTATCCTCAAAGATTATTCCCTCACCAACAAGGTTCTTCAGGTTGCCAACTCGGCCTATTATCTTCGCGGGACACGCGTCACCACCATTGAACGGGCCGTATCGGCTCTTGGCCTCGATATTGTCCGCGAACTTGCTATCTCCATCAGCCTTATCGAAGAATTTCTCAGTTCCGGTGGCGAAAAGGAAGGGTTGAGCAAGCAGATGGCCATCTCCTTGCTCAGCGCCAATCTCAGCAAGCACCTGGTCCAGCAATACAAAATGCCAGTCTCTCCGGAAGAAGCCTATGTCTGTGCGCTTCTACACGATCTAGGCCGCATAATCATGACCATCTATTTTCCGGATGTATATCGGCGCATTGAGGCGGGGACAACAAGCGGCAGTTCTGAAGATGCCATGTGTCGGTTGATGTTCAAACAACTCACCTTCCATGAAATCGGCCAGGAAATTGCCCGTTTCTGA
- a CDS encoding DVU0298 family protein, with product MPSQRSLKKSVLSLLSGSVPAEILSELARHPPQSLLNALFSGICHADQLTRWHAITAMGVTAARLADQDLEAARIVIRRFMWSLNDESGGIGWGAPEAMAECLASHPALAAEYTKILVSFMREDGFYLELPALQRGLMWGIARLAQVSPELLHSWQAPRYLLPYLESADPIVCSLAARALGLLRVVAAAEKIKHCPQATVAFPLYAEHRLTTVTSGQLIREALAALATASG from the coding sequence ATGCCCAGCCAGAGAAGCCTCAAAAAATCCGTTCTCAGCCTGCTTTCCGGATCGGTGCCCGCCGAGATTCTTTCCGAACTGGCACGCCACCCGCCCCAAAGTCTGCTCAACGCCCTGTTCTCCGGAATCTGCCACGCAGACCAGTTGACCCGCTGGCACGCAATCACCGCCATGGGTGTTACCGCGGCCCGGCTTGCCGACCAGGACCTGGAAGCAGCCCGAATCGTGATACGCCGCTTTATGTGGAGCCTCAACGACGAATCCGGCGGTATCGGCTGGGGCGCTCCCGAAGCCATGGCCGAATGCCTCGCCTCCCACCCCGCCCTTGCCGCGGAATACACCAAAATCCTGGTTTCCTTCATGCGGGAGGACGGCTTTTATCTCGAACTCCCGGCGCTTCAGCGCGGCCTTATGTGGGGAATCGCTCGCCTGGCTCAGGTCAGCCCGGAGCTTCTCCACTCCTGGCAAGCACCCCGTTATCTTCTCCCCTACCTCGAATCCGCAGACCCCATCGTCTGTTCCCTGGCCGCCCGAGCCCTCGGTCTGCTCCGGGTTGTTGCGGCGGCAGAAAAGATCAAACACTGCCCCCAAGCAACCGTTGCATTCCCTCTCTATGCAGAGCACCGCTTAACCACCGTCACTTCGGGTCAGCTCATCCGCGAAGCCCTTGCCGCTCTCGCGACTGCTTCTGGATAA
- a CDS encoding FprA family A-type flavoprotein, whose translation MAAIEIKKDIYWVGAVDWNIRDFHGYSTEKGTSYNAYLVKDEKIALFDTVKKEVKGDLIHHLYQVLGDPSKIDYIIVNHVEMDHSGSLPEMIDLIKPEKIFCSPMGKKALIEHFHREDWPFEVVATGDSITLGKRTVQFLETKMLHWPDSMFSYIPEDKLLISSDAFGHHWATSERFDDEVDPHELMVHASKYYANILMIFSPIVQKLLAQVTEMGLQIDMIAPDHGVIWRTSPQTILEAYDRWSRGATINKAVIIYDTMWHSTEKMAKAVMNSLLQAGITNVKMLHVRKNHRSDIITEVLDAKAVILGSPTLNNNIMPAMADIITYMKGLRPKDKIGAAFGSFGWSGEAVKHLTGHMTEMGFEIIGEGIKIKNVPTHAALKACSELGSAVAEAMNK comes from the coding sequence ATGGCTGCAATAGAAATCAAGAAAGATATATACTGGGTTGGCGCCGTGGACTGGAACATCCGCGACTTCCACGGCTATTCCACGGAAAAAGGGACAAGCTACAACGCCTATCTGGTCAAGGACGAGAAGATCGCTCTGTTCGACACCGTGAAAAAAGAGGTGAAGGGCGACCTGATCCACCATCTCTATCAGGTTTTGGGAGACCCCAGCAAGATTGACTATATCATCGTCAACCATGTGGAGATGGACCACTCCGGCTCCCTGCCGGAGATGATCGACCTCATCAAACCGGAAAAGATCTTTTGCTCGCCCATGGGCAAGAAAGCCCTGATCGAGCATTTCCACCGGGAAGACTGGCCTTTCGAGGTCGTGGCCACCGGGGATTCGATCACCCTCGGCAAAAGGACCGTGCAGTTTCTCGAAACCAAGATGCTCCACTGGCCGGACAGCATGTTCTCCTATATTCCCGAGGACAAGCTGCTCATCTCCAGCGATGCCTTCGGACACCACTGGGCCACCTCGGAGCGTTTTGACGACGAGGTGGACCCCCACGAGCTCATGGTGCACGCTTCCAAGTATTATGCCAACATCCTGATGATCTTCTCGCCCATCGTCCAGAAACTGCTTGCCCAGGTCACGGAGATGGGTTTGCAAATCGATATGATCGCCCCGGACCATGGCGTGATCTGGCGCACCTCGCCGCAGACCATCCTTGAAGCCTACGACCGCTGGAGCCGCGGCGCCACAATAAATAAGGCGGTCATCATCTACGACACCATGTGGCACAGCACCGAAAAGATGGCCAAGGCCGTGATGAACAGCCTGCTCCAGGCAGGGATCACCAATGTAAAAATGCTGCATGTCCGCAAAAATCATCGTAGCGACATCATCACCGAGGTGCTCGATGCCAAGGCGGTCATTCTCGGCTCGCCAACCCTGAACAACAACATCATGCCGGCCATGGCCGACATCATCACCTACATGAAAGGGTTGCGCCCGAAAGACAAGATCGGCGCTGCCTTCGGTTCGTTTGGCTGGAGCGGCGAGGCGGTCAAGCATCTCACCGGCCACATGACAGAGATGGGTTTTGAGATCATCGGTGAGGGGATCAAGATCAAGAACGTCCCCACCCACGCAGCACTTAAGGCCTGCTCCGAACTGGGCAGTGCTGTGGCCGAAGCAATGAACAAATAG
- a CDS encoding ferritin, with the protein MLSKTMEKALNEQINAEFYSSYMYLSMSTYFDSVGLPGAAQWMQAQTQEEWFHGMKFFRYVNERGGRVALKAIKQPPTDWKSTLHVFQEVLSHEQKVTGLINNLVNLALDERDHATNIFLQWFVSEQVEEEANVGAVLDKLKLIGKDATALFTLDATLGQRVFTPPPPKGE; encoded by the coding sequence ATGCTGAGCAAAACCATGGAAAAGGCTCTCAACGAGCAGATAAATGCGGAATTTTACTCCTCCTACATGTACCTGTCCATGTCCACCTATTTCGACTCCGTCGGCTTGCCCGGCGCGGCGCAGTGGATGCAGGCCCAGACCCAGGAGGAATGGTTCCATGGCATGAAATTCTTTCGTTATGTCAATGAGCGGGGTGGCCGGGTGGCCTTAAAGGCGATCAAGCAGCCGCCCACCGACTGGAAATCGACTCTGCACGTCTTTCAGGAAGTGCTCAGCCATGAGCAAAAGGTAACCGGGTTGATCAACAATCTGGTCAACCTGGCCCTGGACGAACGGGATCATGCCACCAACATCTTCCTGCAGTGGTTTGTCTCCGAGCAGGTGGAGGAGGAGGCCAATGTCGGTGCGGTCCTTGACAAGCTCAAACTCATCGGCAAGGACGCCACCGCCCTCTTCACCCTGGACGCAACGCTGGGACAACGGGTCTTCACCCCGCCTCCACCAAAGGGAGAGTAA
- a CDS encoding desulfoferrodoxin encodes MAEKLQVYKCELCGNIVEVLHGGVGELVCCGQPMTLLTENTVDAAKEKHVPVIEKVAGGYKVKVGAVAHPMEEKHHIEWIELIAGDKAYRQFLKPGDAPEAFFAVDAPQVSAREFCNLHGLWKA; translated from the coding sequence ATGGCTGAAAAACTGCAAGTGTACAAATGTGAGTTATGCGGCAATATTGTTGAAGTTCTGCACGGCGGAGTCGGCGAGTTGGTCTGCTGCGGCCAGCCCATGACCCTGCTCACCGAAAACACCGTGGATGCCGCCAAGGAAAAACACGTGCCGGTGATCGAAAAGGTGGCGGGCGGCTACAAGGTGAAGGTCGGAGCGGTTGCCCATCCCATGGAAGAAAAGCACCATATTGAGTGGATCGAGCTTATCGCCGGGGACAAGGCCTACCGCCAATTCCTCAAACCAGGCGATGCTCCGGAGGCTTTTTTCGCCGTGGACGCACCCCAGGTCAGCGCCCGCGAATTCTGCAATCTCCACGGACTCTGGAAGGCTTAA
- the rbr gene encoding rubrerythrin, whose translation MGSLKGTRTEKNILTAFAGESQARNRYTFFASQAKKEGYVQISEIFTETANQEKEHAKRLFKMLEGGEVQITATFPAGVVGTTLENLKEAAAGENHEHLVMYPEFAAIAREEGFPDLAGVFLAIAVAEKQHEKRYLDLMANIEKGRVFKREDKVTWRCRNCGYLHTGAEAPEKCLACAHPRDHFELLGENW comes from the coding sequence ATGGGCTCCTTGAAAGGCACCCGCACTGAAAAAAATATCCTCACCGCCTTTGCCGGTGAATCTCAAGCCCGCAACCGATACACCTTTTTTGCCTCCCAGGCCAAGAAGGAAGGATATGTCCAGATTTCCGAGATCTTCACCGAAACGGCCAACCAAGAGAAGGAACACGCCAAACGGCTGTTCAAGATGCTGGAAGGCGGAGAGGTCCAGATAACCGCCACCTTTCCAGCCGGGGTTGTCGGCACCACCCTGGAAAACCTCAAGGAAGCTGCGGCCGGAGAAAACCACGAACACCTGGTCATGTACCCCGAGTTTGCCGCAATTGCCCGGGAGGAAGGCTTCCCGGATCTTGCCGGAGTATTCTTGGCCATTGCTGTGGCTGAAAAACAGCATGAAAAGCGCTACCTGGATCTGATGGCCAACATCGAGAAGGGTCGGGTTTTCAAAAGAGAAGACAAGGTGACCTGGCGGTGCCGCAACTGCGGCTATCTCCACACGGGCGCGGAAGCCCCGGAGAAATGCCTGGCCTGCGCACATCCCCGTGATCATTTCGAACTACTTGGCGAAAATTGGTAA
- a CDS encoding Fur family transcriptional regulator gives MSELNNHSLRITKQRQIILDELCSVTSHPTADVLYQMVRKRLPKISLGTVYRNLEIMSECGIIQKLDIGGTQKRFDGSAHVHYHVRCNQCGRVDDLDLPPDFNVEKAAGKLTSFKILRHRLEFTGTCPECQS, from the coding sequence ATGTCGGAACTCAACAATCACAGCCTGCGGATCACCAAACAACGCCAGATTATCCTCGATGAACTGTGCAGCGTCACCTCGCACCCCACGGCGGATGTGCTCTACCAGATGGTACGCAAGCGATTGCCGAAAATCAGCCTGGGCACGGTCTACCGCAATCTTGAGATCATGTCCGAATGCGGGATCATTCAAAAACTTGATATTGGTGGCACCCAAAAGCGTTTTGACGGTTCGGCCCATGTCCATTATCATGTCCGCTGCAACCAATGCGGCCGGGTTGACGACCTGGATCTCCCGCCGGATTTCAATGTGGAAAAAGCGGCCGGCAAGCTGACCTCCTTTAAAATTCTTCGGCATCGGTTGGAATTCACCGGCACCTGTCCGGAATGCCAATCCTGA
- a CDS encoding radical SAM protein, with translation MGFLPSYHALHASGELKRRKDAALERLSSCQLCPRRCKVNRLAGEQGACRTGRLAVVSAHHPHFGEEAPLVGWGGSGAIFFANCNLGCVFCQNYEISHLGEGEEVSAPELAAMMVRLGQLGCHNINLVTPSHVVAQILEALPLAVEGGLSVPLVYNTSGYDEVETLRLLEGIVDIYMPDFKFWASESSRRFAKAGDYPEKGRQAIREMHRQVGDLVINGEGLAEHGLLVRHLVMPEGLGEIREILGFLARDISSRTYVNVMDQYRPCGRAMDFPPLDRMLRPEEYRQALALASQAGLSRLEQRDFAAILRALGIV, from the coding sequence ATGGGATTTCTGCCAAGCTATCATGCCCTCCACGCCAGCGGCGAGCTCAAGCGGCGGAAAGATGCGGCCCTGGAGCGGCTCTCTTCCTGCCAGCTCTGTCCCCGCCGCTGCAAGGTGAATCGATTGGCCGGCGAGCAAGGCGCCTGCCGCACCGGTCGGCTGGCTGTGGTTTCGGCCCATCATCCCCATTTTGGGGAGGAAGCCCCTCTGGTCGGGTGGGGCGGTTCCGGGGCCATTTTTTTTGCCAACTGCAACCTCGGGTGCGTTTTCTGTCAGAACTACGAGATAAGCCATTTGGGGGAAGGGGAGGAGGTCTCGGCCCCGGAGCTGGCCGCGATGATGGTGCGTCTTGGTCAGCTGGGGTGCCACAACATCAATCTGGTGACACCCAGCCATGTGGTTGCGCAGATCCTGGAGGCCTTACCCCTTGCCGTCGAGGGAGGGCTCTCCGTGCCCTTGGTGTACAATACCAGCGGCTACGACGAGGTGGAGACCCTGCGGCTGCTGGAGGGGATCGTCGACATCTACATGCCGGATTTCAAGTTTTGGGCAAGCGAAAGCTCCCGCCGCTTTGCCAAGGCGGGCGATTACCCGGAGAAGGGTCGGCAGGCTATCCGCGAGATGCATCGGCAAGTGGGGGACTTGGTGATCAATGGGGAGGGGCTGGCCGAGCACGGGCTCTTGGTGCGTCATCTGGTCATGCCGGAGGGACTGGGTGAGATCCGGGAGATCTTGGGCTTTCTGGCCAGGGATATCTCGTCCCGGACCTATGTCAATGTCATGGATCAATACCGGCCCTGCGGCCGGGCCATGGATTTTCCGCCCCTTGACCGTATGCTGAGGCCGGAGGAGTATCGGCAAGCGCTGGCGTTGGCGAGTCAGGCGGGGTTGAGCCGGCTTGAGCAGCGCGATTTTGCCGCCATACTGCGGGCTTTGGGCATTGTCTGA